A region from the Desulfomonile tiedjei genome encodes:
- the xerD gene encoding site-specific tyrosine recombinase XerD, whose product MPHSQTEQSKLSEIDLAIAGFLDHLIVDRGLAALTVESYGSDLKGFARFLTRRRVDQLNQVSREDLLVFLALLDRAGHAPRTRARKISCIKSFFRFLAERGQVREDPSEQVDSPRLPKSIPKYLEPNEVEALLSAADSSTLEGRRDKTMLELLYATGLRVSELVGLELYSVDLEMGCVTVMGKGSKERVVPMGIPAVKAVMQYLEEVRPLIIGRVRSNALFVTRRGRGMTRQAFWKIIKKAARASAIDKTISPHTLRHSFATHLVQNNADLRAVQIMLGHSDISTTEIYTHVAQTRLKQLHAAYHPRG is encoded by the coding sequence ATGCCTCATTCGCAGACCGAACAAAGCAAGCTTTCTGAGATAGACCTGGCCATCGCCGGGTTTCTCGATCATCTCATCGTCGATCGAGGGCTTGCCGCATTGACCGTGGAGTCCTACGGCTCCGACCTCAAGGGTTTTGCCCGGTTTCTAACCCGGAGACGCGTGGATCAGTTGAATCAAGTCAGCCGAGAGGACTTGCTCGTATTCCTGGCCTTGCTCGATCGGGCCGGACATGCTCCGAGAACCAGAGCACGAAAGATTTCGTGTATCAAGAGCTTCTTCCGCTTTCTTGCCGAGAGGGGCCAGGTGCGGGAAGACCCATCTGAGCAGGTCGATTCACCTCGGTTGCCTAAAAGCATTCCCAAGTACCTCGAACCCAACGAAGTGGAAGCTCTATTGTCCGCTGCTGATTCCTCAACCCTGGAAGGAAGAAGAGACAAGACTATGCTGGAGTTGCTTTATGCAACAGGGTTGAGGGTGTCCGAGCTTGTTGGATTGGAATTGTATTCCGTAGACCTGGAAATGGGATGCGTCACTGTCATGGGAAAGGGCTCGAAGGAAAGGGTCGTCCCTATGGGTATTCCGGCTGTCAAGGCGGTCATGCAGTATCTGGAAGAAGTGCGCCCCCTGATCATAGGCCGAGTGCGTTCCAATGCGCTGTTTGTGACCCGCCGCGGCCGAGGCATGACTCGGCAAGCCTTTTGGAAGATAATAAAAAAAGCGGCTCGTGCCTCCGCGATAGACAAAACCATCTCACCCCACACGCTGCGCCACTCCTTCGCGACTCACCTTGTGCAGAACAACGCCGACCTGAGGGCCGTCCAGATCATGTTGGGGCACTCCGACATTTCAACCACGGAAATCTACACTCACGTCGCACAGACCCGCCTCAAACAACTTCACGCAGCTTATCATCCGCGAGGGTGA